cagctccattGCGAGTCTGTTTGGgatcctcttctccctctgtcccccaccttccccaccccaccaatTCTTAGTTGCTcttgcgtgtgctctctctcgctctctctcaagtaaataaaatttaagaataaataaatatttatttatttttaaatatataaaaatcaaaggtTCTGCTCAAATCCTTGCCTACCTCCCAGTCTACCGCTCCCACCCCAGTCCAGGCAACCTCATCCCATCCCCAAACGCCTCACCCACCTGTAGCCAGGCCACCAGCTAGCCCACCTGCTCCACTCCACGAGCAAGGCTGGCTTCCTGAGCATTCAGCTCATGCAGCCACACAGGGCCCGGCACCTGGTATAACGTTCTGCTGTCGCTGGCTAAAACTTGCTaatttgtggggatccctgggtggcgcagcggtttggcgcctgcctttggcccagggagcgatcctggagacccgggatcgaatcccacatcgggctcccggtgcatggagcctgcttctctctctgcctgtgtctctgcctctctctctctctctctctctctgtgactatcataaaaaaaaaaaaaaaaaaaaaaaaacttgctaatTTGTGAATAAGGGACCCCATGTCtcgttttggttttattttgtaccAGTTATATAGCGGGTCCTATCCATAACAACACACCCCaaatgtgtctgcctctgtcctctccttcctGGTGTAAATCGCTGTCTGCACTCTGGGTTGACTGTAACCTGCCCAGTCTCTGCTCCCACAACTGCCCTCCTCCCATCACAGCATGCCATTCTTTACAGACCACAGGAGTGATGCAGCACTTACCTCCTGTTAGACATTCTTGCTCCTTCCCAAGCCCTTAACTGGCCCAAAAGACCCTGGGCGCCCTGGTCCCTACCTGCCCACTTGTACAGCCTTATCTTatgccacccctccaccccccctcaCTACACTTCTCAGCACTACATTTACTTCTTTGTGGCACTTGTCACACTGAGCATTTTACAGGCATTTGCGAGATTGATTGTGTCTTCCCCACTCGATTAGAAACTCCTGTTGTCAGAGACCATACCTTTTGgctcagtaaatatgtgttgCTTGAAAATCATTGTGTTAAGTGGTAGAGGTGTGGCTGTACGATCAATGCTAAGGCACGGAGTGTGTTTCCTCTAGGCTGATGCCCCCAACCCATCCCTCATCCCAGAGACTGATGCTGTGGGTGTGACCGTGGTCCTCATCACCTGCACCTACCATGGACAGGAGTTCATCCGTGTGGGCTACTACGTCAACAATGAATACCCCAATCCCGAGCTGCGGGAGAACCCACCCCTGAAGCCAGACTTCTCTCAGGTGGGGCCTGTCTCTGCACTTCCTGCCTCGGACAGTCTGGCTCTTTGGCACCTGGGGGAGTTGAGTCATTGGAATTGGGAGCCAAGGTCACTTCTTAAGGTTTTCAAGCCCTGCTCAGATCTTGGAGCTCCAGACCagaaccagagagagaaaggtcTTTGTTTCTCAGAAGCACGCCTGGCAGAATCGAGATTAGATAGGTCTCAGCCCTAAATCACAGTACATAGGCACTCCCGGGAGTTCTACACATAGTTGTTGATGGTGATGGAATAAGTAAGCTCTGTTCTTCCTGGCCTTGGGGCAGGGTCTTGGGGTGCCCTGGCTCTGTGGGAGTAATGACGGGGCATGCTGACAAGGGTTGACATTCCTCTTTCTGCCCCAGCTCCAGAGGAACATCTTGGCCTCAAACCCCCGAGTGACCCGCTTCCACATCAACTGGGACAACATGGACAGACTAGAGGCCATAGAGAACCAGGACCCCACCCTGGGCTGTGGCCTCCCCTTCAGCTGTGCTCCCATCAAAGGCTTGGGTCTCCCAGGTTGCATTCCTGGGCTCCTACCCGAGAATTCCATGGACTGCATCTAACTCGAGGAATCCAGGCCCTACCTGGGCCCAGCCGGGACTGTGGCCAGTCTCCTAGCACATCTGGAGAGGGCAGCTGGGCCTCCTGGACAATCCCACGGAGGCCATCTAGAGGACTTTGGGGCCATCAGCTATACCCAAGCCAGACGTGGTTCTGAGGAAGGAGCAGGCCTCAGGTCTCTCCCAACCCTGACCCAGAAGGATCAGCTTTTACCTCTACTGCCCAGGCCTGTAAGAAGCAGGTACttcactttttaattctttgtgaCATGTGTTTTTTCTGTCTTACACACACACTATAAATTCCACCTGCAGGCCTTTCTGCCACCATGCTCCTGTGAGTACCATTGACCCAGAGCTCTTCCCACAGACCTCCCTGGCTTGCCTTGAGGATTTCTTGGTCAACGCCTGGCAAGGCTCCAGGCCTGTTGAGCCGAAGGCTCTGTCATTCCTGTCCCTCCCCAAACATCTGAGCAAATCCACCCAGCTTTTTGGAGTCACAGGCAAGGAACCAAGCTTGGTTAGAAGGTGGACTTGGACACAATTTCTGTCCTCCTAGgatagtttttaggtcttttaatcCAACAGCCTCTGGAAAAGTCTATTCCCAAAGGTATGCTCAGCAGGATGCTAAGGAATGATGGTTGACTCCGTACAACCACCTTCTTGTCCTCTCTTAATTGGATCTGGCTTTCCCTGGAGGCTGCCATGGTGGGAAGGTGGCAGGTTGGTGGAGTCTGTCTCAATGCTGGCATCAGGGCCCCTCTGCCTGCCTTAATCTGCCCTCTGCGAAGACCTCATGCTCTTGCAGGCACAGGAAACCATAGGGACCCTGAAAACCTCTCCCCTTGCCATGCTCCCTGCAACACCCCATTCCCTCGCTGCTACGTGGATGCAATTGTGATTACAGTTTGTATATTAAAaggtttttatattaaatatgtttggttgatctaaaaataaaaagcacttccTCTAGACTGATTCTGCTTTTATCTTAGGTGGGCTGAAGCAGATTTGTCCATCTCTCTTCATGATGTCGTGAAGGGGCTCTGGCCCCAGCCAGTGGGCTGACCGTCCTTTGTTCCCTTGCTCAGCTTCTTACCCTAGTCTTAATTGGTTACATAATTGTACTCCAGCCTGAGGTTCAGGGAGGGGTTTTTCTTTGTCAAAAGTTAAGCAACCCAGCTGTTCTGGATTGAGCATAACCAGTGATTTTTTAGACTTTGACCTTGACCCACAGGAAGAAATTAACATCATGCTCCAAGGACACACGCAGCAacacttttattaaattttacttaaCCTTACTTTGTAACCATACAGCCCAGTAGACTGGTTTGGCTGGTGAGCCATTTCCCTGTAATTCACAGAAGTGCCCTGACTCTTCCTTCCTGGAAACTGGTGGACCTAGGAACATGGGTGCAGATAGCTGCCTGATAGGGTGCACATTGTGTAAGTTTAGGCAGAGCAGCAAACTGGCTTATAGACCTGAGACCAGCCTAGCCCCCTCTAAGTCAAGACAGCTGGCCCAGCTGGCCCCCTGCCCCTCTTTGGCACCTTGTTTGGGTCTTCTACTAaagtggttctcaactaggggCAATTTGCCCCCTGGGGCACATTTAACAGTGCCTGAGATACTTTGGGTGGAGGAGAGGAAGGTCCTACCAGCATCCAGTGGGTAGGAATGGGATGCTGCTAAAACTAGTGTGTGCACAAGACTGTCGttctcccgccccccccccccccaaagaatcACCCTGCACCAAATGTCAGTAGTGTGGCAGTGAGAAACTGACCTCAGGCTGTGTTTAAAAAGGGCACCcggggcgtctggctggctcagtgggtggagcatgcaattcttgatctcgggattgtaaATTGGAGCggcacattggatgtagagattactttaaaatctttaaaaataaaaataaaagggcaccCAGAAAAAAGGGTCATCATATTGCTCTGGGGGGAGCGGGCAGCTTCCCATTGTGTTGCCCAAAGGGGATCCCCAGCCTGGCTGTGCcccagattcctcatctgtaaaatgggagtgacAGTAACAGTACCTCCGTGATAGAAGCATGCTGGTGCAAAGAAGGGATTTAACAAGCGCCAGCTCTTACTACTGACGCGCGCAAGCCCAGGGTAGACGCCCAGCAAGGGGATGGACACAGAGCCCCCTCCCAGCCACCCCGCGCTTCCCGGGCCCAGCATCCTCCTGAAGCCCTGGCTGTGGCTGGAGGAGACCTAGAAGGCTCCTCGGCCTGGACCCTGACATCCAGCGCCAGGCCTTATGAATGACGACTGCCGGAGGCCCGGCGACCTCTGACCCGGggcgcccgccgcgcccctcccccgctGGCAGGTGGACGGCGGCTGCGCCGGGAGGCTGGGGGGAGGCCCTGGCGCCAACCGTGGCTGGCCGGCGGCCGCTGCCGCACTGAGCGGAGGCGGGGGACTGCGGCGCGGACAGGGCCGGGCGGGCGCCCGCCTGGACCGCCTCCTGGGCCTCGGAGCGCGGCG
The nucleotide sequence above comes from Canis aureus isolate CA01 chromosome 19, VMU_Caureus_v.1.0, whole genome shotgun sequence. Encoded proteins:
- the ASF1B gene encoding histone chaperone ASF1B, translating into MAKVSVLNVAVLENPSPFHSPFRFEISFECNEALADDLEWKIIYVGSAESEEFDQILDSVLVGPVPAGRHMFIFQADAPNPSLIPETDAVGVTVVLITCTYHGQEFIRVGYYVNNEYPNPELRENPPLKPDFSQLQRNILASNPRVTRFHINWDNMDRLEAIENQDPTLGCGLPFSCAPIKGLGLPGCIPGLLPENSMDCI